A stretch of DNA from Telopea speciosissima isolate NSW1024214 ecotype Mountain lineage chromosome 5, Tspe_v1, whole genome shotgun sequence:
ATGGAATTCATTTCTTGCTTAACTCCTTGGTTATACAATGATGGTCTACGCTAGTCATTTTTCAAGtggaaatttgaagatttactATGGTGTTATTGCAATGCACAGTTTGAATTTCATGTGCCATGCTCATGTAAGGTCTTTTTTTGTTAAGTTCATGTCTGATTTCTGTCATTTAATCCCATTTGATGATCCCTTGCATCAAAATTTGTATGCTCTTCTGTTTCTTGCTGCACCATCTGATATCAGATGGAGGATTTAAGTCTTGTGCCATGCTCATATTTAGGTCTTATTATTCCATGTTTGAGTTGTATGATGTTATCTAATCCTATCTGAtgatctctttcttttatttaaatgaAATTTGTTTGTTGCTTTTCTTGCTGTACCATTATATATCAGGTACAACAGTTAAGTCTTGTGTCATGCTCATGCAGGATATTTTCGTTACGTGTTTCATACGTTCACTGTTATTTAATTCTATTTATGATTGGTTTTTCCTTCTGTTCCTAGCTGACTTTATGCTATGTGATAGAGTAATTAAGAGTTGTAGTACTGCATTTGCGataatttcttttcttatctATGCTAATTTTGGTTTTCAGCTTAGTATGAAAGATGATGAACCACACTCCTTTTGTAGGTAGAAGGAGACATTGTAGCAATTGCAGTGGATCCTCCGCCATTTTGGACCAGGCTGAAGGGGAATTCTGTGCCCATGGATGATTGTAGTGTGCTCCCAGATGTTATGGGTAGCCTGGGGGAGAACTGCAAGGGGAAAGATAAGCTAGATGCTGACTATGAGGATTCCAGCAATGGAAATGTTTTGCTTGTTCCAGATATGGGGTTATATGACCATGAAAGGGCCTTCGCTGGTGAGGCTGTTAATTCAGAGCTCAGACTTGGCGCTAGGAGTTTTTATTGTGGGTCAAATGGGCATTGTTCCTCTGCTTCAGGTCAGGCAAAAGTCAGTTGTTCACCTGAGCTGAATGAAGTGTCAAATGCAGTAGGCAAGCTATGTGCATTGATTAGTTTATTCCCACCCAAGCGGCCGACTGGTAGGGTTGTAGCTATAATTGAAAGTTCTCGTCGCCGTGATGCTGTTGTGGGTTTCCTTGGTGTTAAGCAGTGGTTTTCCTTTAaggaattaaataaaaaggacacgaagaagaacaagaattCCATGACATTTTCTAGTAGGGAATACATCCAGTTGACACCCATTGATGCAAGACTTCCTAAAATGACTGTCTCTGTAAAAAGTTTGCCAGGTTGCATCAAGAAAAGATTGAGAGATGGTGATACTATGGTTGAAATGGAGTTAATTGGCGCAAGAATTGTTGATTGGAGGGAAGAAAGTTATCTGCCACAAGCAAATGTCATGCATATTCTTGGACATGGTGGAGAAATTGAATCACAGATCGCTGCAATTTTGTTTCAGAATTCTATTCATCATGATGAGTTTTCTACTGAATCACTTTCCTGCCTGCCAAATATCCCATGGGAGGTGCCTGGGGAGGAATTGGAAAGACGAAAGGATCTTAGAAATCTTTGCATATTTACTATTGACCCTTCTAGTGCAAGTGATCTTGATGATGCTCTATCAGTTGAGAAGTTATCAAATGACATTTTCAGGGTAGGTGTCCACATTGCTGATGTATCTGTATTTGTCCTGCCAGGCACAGCCTTGGACATAGAAGCTCAAATGAGATCTACTAGTGTATATCTTTTGCAACATAAAGTACCAATGTTGCCTCCGTTGCTCTCTGAGAACTTGGGTTCACTTATACCTGGTGCAGATAGACTtgctttttctattttctgggACATTGACCTTTGTGGGAACATTTTGGATCGTTGGATTGGCCGTACTGTAATTCGTTCATGTTGCAAGCTCTCATATGATCATGTGCAGTACATAATTGATGGATCGATTAATGTTGAGAATCTTCGAGCCTTAGAAAATGGGTGGCCTGCATTACATGGTCAGTTTGACTGGCATGATGTTGTTCGGTCTGTTAAAATCCTTAATGAAATTTCTGTGACATTGAAAGACAACAGATTCAAAGATGGGGCTTTGCATTTAGAAAGCTCCAAACTTGTTTTCTTGTTTGATGAGTGTGGAATTCCATATGATAGTATACTTTATGAACAGAAGGATTCCAACTTTCTTGTAGAGGAGTTCATGCTCTTGGCAAATAGGACAGCTGCTGAAGTCATATCTAGAGCTTTTCCTGATTGTGCATTATTGCGTAGGCATCCGGAACCTAATTTACGAAGACTTAAAGAGTTTGAAGCATTTTGGAGAAAGCATGGTTTAGAAGTAGACACTTCTTCTTCTGCCCAGCTTCAGCTTTCACTGTGGAAGATCAGGGAAAAGCTTAAGAATGATCCTGTTTTATTTGATGTCCTAATGTCATATGCATCTAAGCCGATGCAGTTGGCTGCTTACTTCTGTACTGGAGATTTAAAGGATAAGGAAAATGAATGGGCTCATTATTCTTTGGCTGTCCCTCTCTACACTCATTTCACATCCCCGTTGCGTAGGTATGCTGATATTGTGGTGCATCGAACACTTGCAGCAGCTATTGAAGCTGAAGATTTGTATCTGAAGCAACAAAAGGTGCAGCAGCTTAAATTAATCAAGGGGAAGGATATCAAGCAGAAGTGTGTCACTGGTATATACTTTGACAAAGATGTTGTAGAATCCAAAGAATGTCGTGAAGCATTATCAGCTGCAGCATTAACGTACAGAGTCCCCTGTGCTGAAATGCTTATTGATGTTGCTGCTTATTGCAATGAGAGGATGCTGGCTAGCAGGCATGCTGAGGACGCT
This window harbors:
- the LOC122661353 gene encoding DIS3-like exonuclease 2, whose amino-acid sequence is MRGMTEQQITVERTEEGDKEKKKKRRSRRSKQNPAVSGSNDSSVSGIHMQESRCLSNNSTSNHVTLSMNVSSAQFYGLDVQTSHDNGLATASDVTFHSMPTMHINGETAAVELGSTQDEQLFPLTVLSKSCPEPICNEGKNGSFSNEDFLYFHKNEGYAGMQRKIYPLHWSIEAVNEAIEKGVTFRASFRVNAYNRLEAYCTIEGVPTDVLISGVVNQNRAVEGDIVAIAVDPPPFWTRLKGNSVPMDDCSVLPDVMGSLGENCKGKDKLDADYEDSSNGNVLLVPDMGLYDHERAFAGEAVNSELRLGARSFYCGSNGHCSSASGQAKVSCSPELNEVSNAVGKLCALISLFPPKRPTGRVVAIIESSRRRDAVVGFLGVKQWFSFKELNKKDTKKNKNSMTFSSREYIQLTPIDARLPKMTVSVKSLPGCIKKRLRDGDTMVEMELIGARIVDWREESYLPQANVMHILGHGGEIESQIAAILFQNSIHHDEFSTESLSCLPNIPWEVPGEELERRKDLRNLCIFTIDPSSASDLDDALSVEKLSNDIFRVGVHIADVSVFVLPGTALDIEAQMRSTSVYLLQHKVPMLPPLLSENLGSLIPGADRLAFSIFWDIDLCGNILDRWIGRTVIRSCCKLSYDHVQYIIDGSINVENLRALENGWPALHGQFDWHDVVRSVKILNEISVTLKDNRFKDGALHLESSKLVFLFDECGIPYDSILYEQKDSNFLVEEFMLLANRTAAEVISRAFPDCALLRRHPEPNLRRLKEFEAFWRKHGLEVDTSSSAQLQLSLWKIREKLKNDPVLFDVLMSYASKPMQLAAYFCTGDLKDKENEWAHYSLAVPLYTHFTSPLRRYADIVVHRTLAAAIEAEDLYLKQQKVQQLKLIKGKDIKQKCVTGIYFDKDVVESKECREALSAAALTYRVPCAEMLIDVAAYCNERMLASRHAEDAGDKLLLWVLLKKKETLTLEAKVMGLGPKFMSIYIHKLAIERRIYYDDVDGLTAEWLETTSTLVLDLCKNKRSQKRGSPGKCRAVEDVARVISSCDLKPNQFDFESSAPEEGTNQGAEAIHVASEEPGPGFNPGISDASEIEPGVFPITVQIFSIVPVALHANGGDDGPLDIGARLYMTSYFG